Proteins from a genomic interval of Amphiura filiformis chromosome 9, Afil_fr2py, whole genome shotgun sequence:
- the LOC140160983 gene encoding major facilitator superfamily domain-containing protein 6-like isoform X2 → MKAPGKRLTLLKFLYFFMQAGLSCFLPYATLYSYHLGLTPSQVGLIWGLEPLVSFLCAPLWGSVADKYSKHKQIFMACLICGGGLFLSLLFIPPANLSTTDSSYDTEVGNCTGVPNFDLECPVPKTTLDSTSFSLSATDDDFCVTMCSNNEVKMRNHSSIVCDYNSNPIDCDICVDNFEDGNGLQNYSETASNDSVLLPPLFRLMCDTQSSIATNDTCDKLKCCNCHSADKDSGDLVLTFGLCMFLVLLATIFQSVLMAFVDALCFAILAIKGGDYGKQRLWGSIGWGIFAFMSGIAVDRYNEKLKSDRIHYDPIFYMYISFMALTFFCTVFMRFPPHKSAERLGKNLWLVLRKAYVIAYFGVVVIMGIGFGITGAYLFLFMTELKSSYLVMGLSQFITTMAEIPCFFVSGPIIKRIGHNSVFCLGLLAFCVRLLGFSFAPNPWVILPFQVLHGITFGLFWAAVASYATMIAPDGMIATLQTICTALHFGVGRAVGISLGGIIFEKLGSRNLFRICAGLFLTSLVVYYLLLCCLGIKLTGQPTDDKNPSPEGKQEKTEKDDQEADVPLKEIKG, encoded by the exons ATGAAAGCACCAGGTAAAAGGCTGACACTGCTGAAATTTCTGTACTTCTTCATGCAAGCTG GTTTATCCTGCTTCCTACCATATGCAACGCTATACTCATATCATCTTGGATTAACACCAAGTCAAGTAGGATTGATATGGGGACTAGAACCACTTGTGTCCTTCCTCTGCGCCCCATTATGGGGAAGTGTGGCAGACAAATACAGTAAACACAAGCAGATATTTATGGCATGTCTCATATGTGGTGGTGGCTTATTTCTGTCCTTACTGTTCATACCACCCGCTAATCTTTCAACTACCGATAGTAGTTATGATACAGAAGTTGGAAATTGTACAGGGGTGCCAAATTTTGATTTGGAATGTCCAGTACCAAAGACGACTTTAGACAGTACTAGCTTTTCTCTCAGTGCAACTGATGATGATTTCTGTGTAACCATGTGCAGTAACAACGAAGTGAAAATGCGCAATCATTCTTCAATTGTGTGTGATTATAATAGTAACCCTATCGATTGTGACATTTGTGTAGATAATTTTGAAGATGGTAATGGCTTGCAGAACTATTCCGAGACAGCATCCAATGATTCAGTACTCTTGCCTCCGTTATTCAGATTGATGTGTGATACGCAGTCAAGTATAGCAACAAATGACACTTGCGATAAGCTGAAATGTTGCAACTGTCACTCAGCAGATAAGGATTCTGGTGACCTGGTGCTGACCTTTGGCCTGTGTATGTTCTTGGTTCTCTTGGCAACCATTTTTCAATCTGTCCTGATGGCTTTCGTTGATGCTCTGTGCTTCGCAATATTGGCAATAAAAGGAGGGGATTATGGCAAGCAACGATTATGGGGATCAATTGGATGGGGAATCTTTGCATTCATGTCAGGCATTGCTGTTGATAGATACAACGAAAAGCTTAAGTCGGACAGGATTCACTACGATCCAATATTCTACATGTACATCAGCTTTATGGCTCTCACCTTCTTCTGCACAGTATTTATGAGATTCCCTCCCCATAAGTCTGCAGAACGTTTAGGGAAAAACTTGTGGCTAGTTTTAAGGAAAGCTTACGTAATTGCGTATTTTGGCGTAGTTGTCATTATGGGAATAGGTTTTGGTATTACAGGAGCTTATTTGTTCCTCTTTATGACTGAATTAAAAAGCTCCTACCTTGTTATGGGTTTATCACAATTTATAACAACTATGGCAGAGATTCCATGCTTTTTTGTGTCCGGTCCAATCATCAAACGTATCGGTCATAATAGCGTGTTCTGTCTAGGTCTTCTGGCATTCTGTGTGAGATTACTGGGCTTCTCATTTGCTCCTAACCCATGGGTGATACTGCCATTTCAAGTTTTGCATGGTATAACATTTGGTTTGTTTTGGGCTGCTGTGGCCTCCTATGCAACCATGATTGCACCTGATGGAATGATAGCGACTCTACAAACTATCTGCACTGCACTTCACTTTGGTGTGG GGAGAGCTGTTGGCATATCTCTTGGGGGCATCATCTTTGAGAAACTTGGAAGTAGGAATCTATTCAGAATATGTGCTGGGTTATTTCTTACATCTCTGGTAGTGTACTACCTATTGCTATGCTGTTTAGGCATCAAACTTACAGGGCAGCCCACAGATGACAAGAATCCTAGTCCTGAAGGAAAGCAAG agaaaacagaaaaagatgaccAAGAAGCAGATGTAccattaaaagaaataaaaggctGA
- the LOC140160983 gene encoding major facilitator superfamily domain-containing protein 6-like isoform X1 codes for MDFISIDKHFVPVRLIYFTLLAGLSCFLPYATLYSYHLGLTPSQVGLIWGLEPLVSFLCAPLWGSVADKYSKHKQIFMACLICGGGLFLSLLFIPPANLSTTDSSYDTEVGNCTGVPNFDLECPVPKTTLDSTSFSLSATDDDFCVTMCSNNEVKMRNHSSIVCDYNSNPIDCDICVDNFEDGNGLQNYSETASNDSVLLPPLFRLMCDTQSSIATNDTCDKLKCCNCHSADKDSGDLVLTFGLCMFLVLLATIFQSVLMAFVDALCFAILAIKGGDYGKQRLWGSIGWGIFAFMSGIAVDRYNEKLKSDRIHYDPIFYMYISFMALTFFCTVFMRFPPHKSAERLGKNLWLVLRKAYVIAYFGVVVIMGIGFGITGAYLFLFMTELKSSYLVMGLSQFITTMAEIPCFFVSGPIIKRIGHNSVFCLGLLAFCVRLLGFSFAPNPWVILPFQVLHGITFGLFWAAVASYATMIAPDGMIATLQTICTALHFGVGRAVGISLGGIIFEKLGSRNLFRICAGLFLTSLVVYYLLLCCLGIKLTGQPTDDKNPSPEGKQEKTEKDDQEADVPLKEIKG; via the exons ATGGATTTCATCAGCATTGACAAACACTTCGTACCAGTAAGGCTCATCTACTTCACACTGCTAGCAG GTTTATCCTGCTTCCTACCATATGCAACGCTATACTCATATCATCTTGGATTAACACCAAGTCAAGTAGGATTGATATGGGGACTAGAACCACTTGTGTCCTTCCTCTGCGCCCCATTATGGGGAAGTGTGGCAGACAAATACAGTAAACACAAGCAGATATTTATGGCATGTCTCATATGTGGTGGTGGCTTATTTCTGTCCTTACTGTTCATACCACCCGCTAATCTTTCAACTACCGATAGTAGTTATGATACAGAAGTTGGAAATTGTACAGGGGTGCCAAATTTTGATTTGGAATGTCCAGTACCAAAGACGACTTTAGACAGTACTAGCTTTTCTCTCAGTGCAACTGATGATGATTTCTGTGTAACCATGTGCAGTAACAACGAAGTGAAAATGCGCAATCATTCTTCAATTGTGTGTGATTATAATAGTAACCCTATCGATTGTGACATTTGTGTAGATAATTTTGAAGATGGTAATGGCTTGCAGAACTATTCCGAGACAGCATCCAATGATTCAGTACTCTTGCCTCCGTTATTCAGATTGATGTGTGATACGCAGTCAAGTATAGCAACAAATGACACTTGCGATAAGCTGAAATGTTGCAACTGTCACTCAGCAGATAAGGATTCTGGTGACCTGGTGCTGACCTTTGGCCTGTGTATGTTCTTGGTTCTCTTGGCAACCATTTTTCAATCTGTCCTGATGGCTTTCGTTGATGCTCTGTGCTTCGCAATATTGGCAATAAAAGGAGGGGATTATGGCAAGCAACGATTATGGGGATCAATTGGATGGGGAATCTTTGCATTCATGTCAGGCATTGCTGTTGATAGATACAACGAAAAGCTTAAGTCGGACAGGATTCACTACGATCCAATATTCTACATGTACATCAGCTTTATGGCTCTCACCTTCTTCTGCACAGTATTTATGAGATTCCCTCCCCATAAGTCTGCAGAACGTTTAGGGAAAAACTTGTGGCTAGTTTTAAGGAAAGCTTACGTAATTGCGTATTTTGGCGTAGTTGTCATTATGGGAATAGGTTTTGGTATTACAGGAGCTTATTTGTTCCTCTTTATGACTGAATTAAAAAGCTCCTACCTTGTTATGGGTTTATCACAATTTATAACAACTATGGCAGAGATTCCATGCTTTTTTGTGTCCGGTCCAATCATCAAACGTATCGGTCATAATAGCGTGTTCTGTCTAGGTCTTCTGGCATTCTGTGTGAGATTACTGGGCTTCTCATTTGCTCCTAACCCATGGGTGATACTGCCATTTCAAGTTTTGCATGGTATAACATTTGGTTTGTTTTGGGCTGCTGTGGCCTCCTATGCAACCATGATTGCACCTGATGGAATGATAGCGACTCTACAAACTATCTGCACTGCACTTCACTTTGGTGTGG GGAGAGCTGTTGGCATATCTCTTGGGGGCATCATCTTTGAGAAACTTGGAAGTAGGAATCTATTCAGAATATGTGCTGGGTTATTTCTTACATCTCTGGTAGTGTACTACCTATTGCTATGCTGTTTAGGCATCAAACTTACAGGGCAGCCCACAGATGACAAGAATCCTAGTCCTGAAGGAAAGCAAG agaaaacagaaaaagatgaccAAGAAGCAGATGTAccattaaaagaaataaaaggctGA